One region of Cydia pomonella isolate Wapato2018A chromosome 9, ilCydPomo1, whole genome shotgun sequence genomic DNA includes:
- the LOC133521127 gene encoding tRNA pseudouridine synthase-like 1 yields the protein MKARYLTFFSYIGSTFRSSEKLWLKDGKNYTDTESVQGRLELALLGLRSLNYPNVVLSSRTDGGVHALNSSAHFDLDCYGSKIYEPHQVTFKLNKHFLKTETPILVKDCLRVSDNFHARFKALSRTYLYRLAVLKNEIELPEFSSIAQYIPVEEWKRCHFIRAPGFDIERFKAGCEHFVGIHDFTTFKRFDKLKQHKHNRRDIKHVLVRPGTPVITSYPRHSVWDYWDVEFKARAFVHNQIRRMMGTLISVAVGKLPADEIKVMLQVPSKHSWYNFIQNCPPQGLYLCNVDYDPQDLIYRECADSQVEDSDSEEE from the exons ATGAAAGCCAGATAcctaacatttttttcatatattggGTCGACTTTCAG GTCATCGGAGAAGCTTTGGTTGAAAGATGGGAAAAACTACACAGACACCGAAAGCGTACAAGGCCGGTTGGAACTAGCTCTGCTCGGACTGCGTTCTTTGAACTACCCTAACGTTGTATTGTCTAGCCG AACAGATGGTGGGGTGCATGCTTTAAACTCAAGCGCCCACTTTGACCTGGACTGCTATGGCAGCAAGATCTACGAACCACATCAGGTCACATTTAAACTGAACAAGCACTTCCTGAAAACTGAGACACCTATCCTTGTCAAGGACTGTTTGAGAGTGTCGGACAACTTTCATGCCAGATTTAAAGCGCTATCTAGGACATATTTGTACAG GTTAGCAGTGTTGAAGAATGAAATTGAGTTACCAGAATTCTCGAGTATAGCACAATATATACCTGTGGAGGAGTGGAAGAGGTGCCATTTTATAAG AGCACCGGGGTTCGACATAGAGCGCTTCAAAGCGGGCTGCGAACACTTCGTCGGTATCCACGACTTCACAACGTTCAAGCGTTTCGACAAACTGAAGCAACACAAGCATAACCGACGCGACATCAAACACGTACTAGTGAGGCCTGGGACTCCGGTGATAACTAGTTATCCGAGGCACAGTGTGTGGGACTATTGGGATGTGGAGTTTAAGGCTAGGGCGTTTGTACACAATCAG ATCCGTCGGATGATGGGCACGCTGATAAGCGTAGCAGTGGGCAAGCTACCTGCCGACGAAATAAAGGTGATGCTGCAAGTCCCCTCCAAGCACTCCTGGTACAACTTCATTCAGAACTGCCCGCCGCAAGGACTCTACCTCTGCAACGTAGACTATGACCCGCAGGATCTGATCTATAGGGAATGTGCAGACAGTCAGGTGGAAGATAGTGATAGTGAGGAAGAATGA
- the LOC133521134 gene encoding transmembrane emp24 domain-containing protein 5, which translates to MARRTWHMLTVITLIFTILSLVGDVNTSSPAPWYENLPAVTMDYKVHIDAGKEDCYFQYVQPGATFYASYQVLKGGDGMCGFAVRHPNGQIVHPYEWRQSAEYADQSSSGGYYAVCIDNQFSRFAGKLVNLYLSVIRYDMWEKYAKEVEELDMNIKNFTSSIQLVERNINDILQYQYHSRARESRDYNLLQDNNTYVLRWSFIQILAITATGTLQVYFLRKLFEVKDNSSKTRI; encoded by the exons ATGGCTCGACGGACGTGGCATATGTTAACCGTGATAACACTAATATTTACGATTTTATCACTCGTTGGGGATGTAAATACTTCATCACCTGCACCATGGTACGAGAATCTGCCTGCGGTGACCATGGACTACAAAGTCCACATCGACGCGGGCAAAGAAGACTGTTACTTTCAATACGTGCAGCCGGGAGCCACATTTTACGCCAGCTATCAG GTGTTGAAAGGAGGTGATGGCATGTGCGGGTTCGCGGTGCGGCACCCTAACGGCCAGATCGTGCACCCGTACGAGTGGCGGCAGAGCGCGGAGTACGCAGACCAGTCGTCGTCAGGGGGCTACTACGCCGTGTGTATCGACAACCAATTCTCGAGGTTCGCAGGCAAGCTGGTCAACCTGTATCTATCGGTGATCCGCTACGACATGTGGGAGAAGTACGCTAAGGAGGTCGAGGAGCTGGACATGAACATTAAGAACTTTACT TCATCCATCCAATTGGTGGAGCGCAACATAAATGACATCCTGCAGTACCAGTACCACTCGCGCGCGCGCGAGTCCCGCGACTACAACCTGCTGCAGGACAACAACACTTATGTGCTCAG GTGGTCATTTATCCAGATCCTGGCCATCACAGCGACAGGGACATTACAAGTTTACTTTTTAAGGAAACTCTTCGAAGTTAAGGATAATTCTTCAAAAACAAGAATATAA
- the LOC133521122 gene encoding rho guanine nucleotide exchange factor 15 isoform X5, which translates to MVAERPPVSGPPVRPRTFRRNCGDQVFISSPTTVYIDTSVKSPYYSKNDEVAKNADDGGDAVRVVDMLEQTCWLSIRTVLRDGEFEIQDLIAFIECDSGDSGHLYESLETPPPAAHDVRTHEARTHALDDDFDSFDSDTDDEHESAAHEAPALPASRLPAPPSAGYTLTKIASVAHKKMRQLKRNFTKRCSVAMDGNPFIKVTTPKTDLYNEPKKSPIYANCDRPEHSYSNISFQDTRPALNKTETPVKGFKDELKTVISEKRFSNGEMAPPLPEKQEKPSTPTETKKDSGTLSRKTYFSFKSRFRRATSMAIDINSDVPSALKITNSTFYLTDSMDGDSGFSNCSDNGQGSVETLSPTAPARHHRDGTRALISASTPCLARAQAQAPQATPQATQATQAALERPSVPPPPPPGRPTDISAVNEELKRLLPTLTRKDKAPRARTSWYAECGSDTSTHTSNTSWYAEAGLYQAGNISSSSGASSGSHPASPLPHSLFTHEPLYQFYNAAKVESVCRDTGDSDSDAYDAGAGSGAAPAPSRPSAMALVAPRGPARTLWCEVPEVLQSTVLSSLAPAQKRLQEAKFELLTSEASYLNSLNVLESHFIAHPAFRDPQVLPREEWEALFSTILPVRKCSQLLMVELERCWQENILLTGICDLVRRHAEQHFHSYVKYCSNQALMVRALQRLRERPAFAAALRRLESHPACQSLSLHSFLMLPMQRVTRLPLLLDAVLKHLNEGDEEREGCMLALATLNHFVSQCNEGARNTERIEEMFRISQSIEFPPSMRNPPNLGPACSRRDKRPVRWLVRSGEATQLVWKADESKLTFGRKFHKTPLHLFLFNDLLVITKKKGENSHIAVDFCPRSLLEVCAGDAGPAGLSAKHALLLTLLENHEGRTLEMLISCPTETDASRWSEALAPPPGAAGEAVYAGWDCPQAVALYAYAAAQPDELALAEGDVLNVTRKTSEGWYYGERTRDGEAGWFPGAYTTEVASAHARARNLRQRYRLLALSGTYLGQRKRP; encoded by the exons AATGCGACAGTGGCGACTCAGGCCATCTATACGAGTCGCTGGAAACACCGCCACCGGCCGCGCACGACGTACGCACACACGAGGCACGCACGCACGCGCTAGACGACGACTTCGACTCGTTCGACAGCGACACCGACGACGAACACGAG TCTGCCGCCCACGAAGCACCAGCACTGCCAGCATCCCGGCTGCCAGCTCCGCCAAGTGCTGGGTATACGCTCACCAAGATAGCCAGCGTAGCTCACAAGAAGATGCGACAGCTGAAACGGAACTTCACCAAGCGATGCTCCG TGGCAATGGACGGTAATCCCTTCATAAAAGTTACCACGCCGAAAACCGACCTATACAACGAGCCGAAGAAATCGCCCATATACGCCAACTGCGACCGCCCCGAGCATAGCTACAGCAATATCAGCTTCCAAGACACGCGGCCTGCACTCAATAAGACTGAGACTCCCGTGAAGGGGTTCAAAGATGAACTGAAGACGGTTATTAGTGAGAAGAGATTTAGTAATGGAGAGATGGCGCCACCGTTGCCTGAGAAACAAGAGAAGCCATCTACCCCAACGGAGACTAAGAAAGACAGCGGGACGTTGTCTAGAAAGACGTATTTTTCGTTCAAATCGCGGTTCAGACGAGCGACGTCGATGGCGATAGATATCAACTCGGATGTGCCCAGTGCGTTGaagataacgaattctacgttcTATTTGACTGATTCCATGGATGGAGACTCCGGGTTTAGCAATTg CAGCGACAACGGGCAAGGCAGCGTGGAGACCCTCTCGCCGACCGCCCCGGCGCGCCACCACCGCGACGGTACGCGCGCGCTCATCTCCGCCTCCACGCCCTGCCTGGCTCGAGCCCAGGCTCAGGCCCCTCAGGCCACCCCTCAGGCAACTCAGGCCACTCAGGCCGCACTCGAGCGCCCGAgcgtgccgccgccgccgccgcccggccgGCCCACTGACATTAGCGCTGTCAATGAAG AACTAAAACGACTGCTGCCGACGCTGACGCGGAAGGACAAGGCGCCGCGAGCGCGTACCTCCTGGTACGCTGAGTGTGGCTCCGACACCTCCACACACACCTCCAACACTTCTTG GTACGCAGAGGCCGGCCTCTACCAAGCTGGCAACATCTCATCGTCATCGGGTGCATCATCAGGCTCGCACCCCGCATCGCCTCTTCCCCATTCACTGTTCACACACGAACCGCTCTACCAGTTTTACAACGCGGCTAAAGTAGAG TCCGTCTGCCGCGACACCGGCGACTCAGATTCGGACGCATACGACGCGGGCGCCGGCTCGGGCGCCGCCCCGGCGCCTTCCCGGCCGTCGGCCATGGCGCTGGTGGCGCCGCGAGGCCCCGCGCGCACGCTCTGGTGCGAGGTGCCTGAAGTGCTGCAGTCTACTGTCCTCA GTTCCCTAGCGCCAGCTCAAAAGCGCCTCCAAGAGGCCAAGTTCGAGCTACTCACCTCGGAGGCGTCGTACCTCAACTCGCTCAACGTGCTGGAGTCGCACTTCATCGCGCACCCCGCCTTCCGCGACCCGCAGGTGCTGCCCCGCGAGGAGTGGGAGGCGCTTTTTTCCACTATATTGCCTG TACGCAAGTGCTCCCAGCTCCTCATGGTGGAGCTGGAGCGCTGCTGGCAGGAGAACATCCTGCTCACCGGCATCTGCGACCTCGTGAGGAGACACGCCGAACAACATTTCCACAGCTACGTCAAGTACTGCTCGAACCAGGCGCTCATGGTGCGGGCTTTACAGCGTTTGAGAGAGAGACCTGCGTTTGCTGCCGCGTTGAGGAG ACTGGAAAGCCACCCAGCGTGCCAGTCGCTATCCCTGCACTCGTTCCTAATGCTGCCCATGCAGCGCGTGACCAGACTGCCCCTACTGCTGGACGCCGTGCTCAAACACCTCAACGAGGGCGACGAGGAGCGCGAGGGCTGCATGCTGGCTCTGGCCACCCTCAACCAC TTCGTGTCACAGTGTAACGAGGGAGCGCGCAACACAGAGCGTATCGAAGAGATGTTCAGAATATCGCAGAGCATCGAGTTCCCGCCTTCTATGCGAAACCCGCCCAACCTGGGTCCGGCCTGTTCACGTCGGGATAAAAG GCCAGTCCGGTGGCTAGTGCGGTCTGGCGAAGCTACGCAGCTGGTATGGAAGGCGGACGAGTCCAAGCTAACCTTCGGCCGCAAGTTCCACAAGACGCCGCTCCATCTGTTCCTGTTCAACGACCTGCTCGTCATCACCAAGAAGAAGGG AGAGAACAGCCACATAGCGGTAGACTTCTGCCCGCGCTCCCTGCTAGAAGTGTGTGCAGGCGACGCGGGCCCGGCGGGGCTGTCCGCCAAGCACGCGCTGCTGCTCACCCTGCTGGAGAACCACGAGGGCCGCACGCTGGAGATG CTAATCTCGTGCCCGACGGAGACGGACGCGTCCCGCTGGAGCGAGGCGCTGGCGCCGCCGCCGGGCGCCGCGGGCGAGGCGGTGTACGCGGGCTGGGACTGCCCGCAGGCCGTGGCGCTGTACGCCTACGCGGCCGCGCAGCCCGACGAGCTCGCGCTGGCCGAGGGCGACGTGCTCAACGTCACGCGCAAGACCAGCGAGG gCTGGTACTACGGCGAGCGCACCCGCGACGGCGAGGCGGGCTGGTTCCCGGGCGCCTACACCACGGAGGTGGCCTCCGCGCACGCGCGCGCGCGCAACCTGCGCCAGCGGTACCGCCTGCTCGCGCTGTCCGGCACCTACCTGGGGCAGAGGAAGAGGCCCTGA
- the LOC133521122 gene encoding ephexin-1 isoform X6 codes for MRQLKRNFTKRCSVAMDGNPFIKVTTPKTDLYNEPKKSPIYANCDRPEHSYSNISFQDTRPALNKTETPVKGFKDELKTVISEKRFSNGEMAPPLPEKQEKPSTPTETKKDSGTLSRKTYFSFKSRFRRATSMAIDINSDVPSALKITNSTFYLTDSMDGDSGFSNCSDNGQGSVETLSPTAPARHHRDGTRALISASTPCLARAQAQAPQATPQATQATQAALERPSVPPPPPPGRPTDISAVNEELKRLLPTLTRKDKAPRARTSWYAECGSDTSTHTSNTSWYAEAGLYQAGNISSSSGASSGSHPASPLPHSLFTHEPLYQFYNAAKVESVCRDTGDSDSDAYDAGAGSGAAPAPSRPSAMALVAPRGPARTLWCEVPEVLQSTVLSSLAPAQKRLQEAKFELLTSEASYLNSLNVLESHFIAHPAFRDPQVLPREEWEALFSTILPVRKCSQLLMVELERCWQENILLTGICDLVRRHAEQHFHSYVKYCSNQALMVRALQRLRERPAFAAALRRLESHPACQSLSLHSFLMLPMQRVTRLPLLLDAVLKHLNEGDEEREGCMLALATLNHFVSQCNEGARNTERIEEMFRISQSIEFPPSMRNPPNLGPACSRRDKRPVRWLVRSGEATQLVWKADESKLTFGRKFHKTPLHLFLFNDLLVITKKKGENSHIAVDFCPRSLLEVCAGDAGPAGLSAKHALLLTLLENHEGRTLEMLISCPTETDASRWSEALAPPPGAAGEAVYAGWDCPQAVALYAYAAAQPDELALAEGDVLNVTRKTSEGWYYGERTRDGEAGWFPGAYTTEVASAHARARNLRQRYRLLALSGTYLGQRKRP; via the exons ATGCGACAGCTGAAACGGAACTTCACCAAGCGATGCTCCG TGGCAATGGACGGTAATCCCTTCATAAAAGTTACCACGCCGAAAACCGACCTATACAACGAGCCGAAGAAATCGCCCATATACGCCAACTGCGACCGCCCCGAGCATAGCTACAGCAATATCAGCTTCCAAGACACGCGGCCTGCACTCAATAAGACTGAGACTCCCGTGAAGGGGTTCAAAGATGAACTGAAGACGGTTATTAGTGAGAAGAGATTTAGTAATGGAGAGATGGCGCCACCGTTGCCTGAGAAACAAGAGAAGCCATCTACCCCAACGGAGACTAAGAAAGACAGCGGGACGTTGTCTAGAAAGACGTATTTTTCGTTCAAATCGCGGTTCAGACGAGCGACGTCGATGGCGATAGATATCAACTCGGATGTGCCCAGTGCGTTGaagataacgaattctacgttcTATTTGACTGATTCCATGGATGGAGACTCCGGGTTTAGCAATTg CAGCGACAACGGGCAAGGCAGCGTGGAGACCCTCTCGCCGACCGCCCCGGCGCGCCACCACCGCGACGGTACGCGCGCGCTCATCTCCGCCTCCACGCCCTGCCTGGCTCGAGCCCAGGCTCAGGCCCCTCAGGCCACCCCTCAGGCAACTCAGGCCACTCAGGCCGCACTCGAGCGCCCGAgcgtgccgccgccgccgccgcccggccgGCCCACTGACATTAGCGCTGTCAATGAAG AACTAAAACGACTGCTGCCGACGCTGACGCGGAAGGACAAGGCGCCGCGAGCGCGTACCTCCTGGTACGCTGAGTGTGGCTCCGACACCTCCACACACACCTCCAACACTTCTTG GTACGCAGAGGCCGGCCTCTACCAAGCTGGCAACATCTCATCGTCATCGGGTGCATCATCAGGCTCGCACCCCGCATCGCCTCTTCCCCATTCACTGTTCACACACGAACCGCTCTACCAGTTTTACAACGCGGCTAAAGTAGAG TCCGTCTGCCGCGACACCGGCGACTCAGATTCGGACGCATACGACGCGGGCGCCGGCTCGGGCGCCGCCCCGGCGCCTTCCCGGCCGTCGGCCATGGCGCTGGTGGCGCCGCGAGGCCCCGCGCGCACGCTCTGGTGCGAGGTGCCTGAAGTGCTGCAGTCTACTGTCCTCA GTTCCCTAGCGCCAGCTCAAAAGCGCCTCCAAGAGGCCAAGTTCGAGCTACTCACCTCGGAGGCGTCGTACCTCAACTCGCTCAACGTGCTGGAGTCGCACTTCATCGCGCACCCCGCCTTCCGCGACCCGCAGGTGCTGCCCCGCGAGGAGTGGGAGGCGCTTTTTTCCACTATATTGCCTG TACGCAAGTGCTCCCAGCTCCTCATGGTGGAGCTGGAGCGCTGCTGGCAGGAGAACATCCTGCTCACCGGCATCTGCGACCTCGTGAGGAGACACGCCGAACAACATTTCCACAGCTACGTCAAGTACTGCTCGAACCAGGCGCTCATGGTGCGGGCTTTACAGCGTTTGAGAGAGAGACCTGCGTTTGCTGCCGCGTTGAGGAG ACTGGAAAGCCACCCAGCGTGCCAGTCGCTATCCCTGCACTCGTTCCTAATGCTGCCCATGCAGCGCGTGACCAGACTGCCCCTACTGCTGGACGCCGTGCTCAAACACCTCAACGAGGGCGACGAGGAGCGCGAGGGCTGCATGCTGGCTCTGGCCACCCTCAACCAC TTCGTGTCACAGTGTAACGAGGGAGCGCGCAACACAGAGCGTATCGAAGAGATGTTCAGAATATCGCAGAGCATCGAGTTCCCGCCTTCTATGCGAAACCCGCCCAACCTGGGTCCGGCCTGTTCACGTCGGGATAAAAG GCCAGTCCGGTGGCTAGTGCGGTCTGGCGAAGCTACGCAGCTGGTATGGAAGGCGGACGAGTCCAAGCTAACCTTCGGCCGCAAGTTCCACAAGACGCCGCTCCATCTGTTCCTGTTCAACGACCTGCTCGTCATCACCAAGAAGAAGGG AGAGAACAGCCACATAGCGGTAGACTTCTGCCCGCGCTCCCTGCTAGAAGTGTGTGCAGGCGACGCGGGCCCGGCGGGGCTGTCCGCCAAGCACGCGCTGCTGCTCACCCTGCTGGAGAACCACGAGGGCCGCACGCTGGAGATG CTAATCTCGTGCCCGACGGAGACGGACGCGTCCCGCTGGAGCGAGGCGCTGGCGCCGCCGCCGGGCGCCGCGGGCGAGGCGGTGTACGCGGGCTGGGACTGCCCGCAGGCCGTGGCGCTGTACGCCTACGCGGCCGCGCAGCCCGACGAGCTCGCGCTGGCCGAGGGCGACGTGCTCAACGTCACGCGCAAGACCAGCGAGG gCTGGTACTACGGCGAGCGCACCCGCGACGGCGAGGCGGGCTGGTTCCCGGGCGCCTACACCACGGAGGTGGCCTCCGCGCACGCGCGCGCGCGCAACCTGCGCCAGCGGTACCGCCTGCTCGCGCTGTCCGGCACCTACCTGGGGCAGAGGAAGAGGCCCTGA